Sequence from the Candidatus Paceibacterota bacterium genome:
AAAGAAAAAGTGGCCGAGCTTCTAACGCACCCTAAAGATAAGCAATTTTTTCTAAGTATCATTAATCAGATTTGAAATTCATATATCGACATATCGATATTTCGAAATATCTTTGTTATGGCAAGCATTGAAAAATTTGAAGATTTGATTTGTTGGCAGAAGTCTCGCAAATTGGCAAATTTTATTTTTGATATTACTGACCGAGCCGAGTTTAAAGACCATGATTTAAAAAGCAAATTCGCCGAGCGGCAATTTCACCAATGTCCAATATTGCCGAGGGTTTTGATCGAGGCACAAGAAATGAATTTGTCGATGCGCTTTTTATTGCCAAAGGTGAGGTTGGTGAAGTGCGAAGTCAATTGGTAATAGCTTCGGATCGGAAATATATCGATATTTCGAAATATCGAGAGGGAATGGTTCTAACCGATGAGTGTGCGAGGTTAATTCGCAGTTTTGCTGAGAAAGTTAAAGGCGGCTCGCACCGTGGCGTTCAATTTAAACCAGCCGAAAGGCCGGACCCACTCAAGGAAATGACCAAAGAAATGGCGCCGGAAGTTTACAAACGATTTTATAAAGACTAGTATATCGATATCTCGAAATATCGATATTTTCTCCAATGAATTTCAAAAATAATGTAAATTTTCTTTTTGAGGTGAGCTCTCTACGCCATGTTGATCGGACCTGGAAGCAATTTTTTGATGACTCGGTAGCCAATAATGCCGAACACATTTTTCGGGTGATTTGGATCGCTCTGACTTTGGCTAAAATGGAAGGCGCCAAAAATCATGAGAAAATTTTGAAAATGGCCATGGTCCACGATCTGCCGGAAAGTCGAGCTGGCGATGTGCATTACTTATCTCGACAATATGTTGAACGGAAGCAAACTGAAGCGGCGCGGGATATGTTTGCCGGGACTGTCCACGAAGCCGAAATGCTTGAAATTTTTGAAGAATACGAGAAGCGGGAATGCTTAGAGGCCAAAATCGTCAAGGATGCTGACACTTTGGACATTGAACTCGAGACCAAAGAGTATGAAGCTAAAGGTTTTACGATCAGACAAAAAATAGCACCGCAGAGAAAAGCCGGTGTTTACACTAGGCTTTTTACCAAGTCAGCTAAAAAAATGTGGGATGAAATCGATAAGACAGATCCCCACGATTGGCACAATCAGTCTCCTAAAAATCGACACTTGGGTGGAGACTGGAAAGTCGACAAAAAGAAAAAGTCTTAAATTTATGGTGGAGAAAACAAAAATGATTTTGACGCTGATTATTCCGCACCAAGGGCGGAAGGTGCTTCTTGGCATGAAGAAGAGAGGTTTTGGGAAGGGGAGGTGGAATGGTTTTGGTGGTAAACTTGAGCCAGGTGAGACTATCGAAAATAGCGCCAAGAGAGAGTTGTGTGAGGAGGCTGGAATTGAGGCCGGCAAACTTGAACAATTGGGAATTGTTGATTTTGAATTTCAAAATAATCCGGAAATTTCGGAAGTCCATATTTTTAAAGTTCACGAATTTAAAGGTGTTCCGAAAGAAAGCGAGGAGATGGCGCCGAAGTGGTTTTTTGTCGACGAGATTCCTTTTAAGGAGATGTGGGGCGATGATCCGTATTGGTTGCCGATATTTTTGCAAGGGAAAAAGTTTCGAGGTTATTTTCTTTTTGCGCCAGGCGATAAGGTAATCGAACATCGGGTAAAAATTGGCGGTTTTACTGAACCTTTGATGTAGAGTTGTCCACGATTTACTAACAGGCTATCCACAGGTTTATCCCCAAAGCCCCGCGGCGTTGCGCCGCGGGGCGTCATCTTCTATAATGAAACATATATGACTATGATTAAAAAACTCGTTCGTTTCTTTGATAAATTTGAGGATAAAAACCGAGGACTTTTGAGCCGAGCGCCGATTGTTTACGCTATCGTCGGCGGTGCCGCCCATGTTCTATTTTGGCGCGGAGTTTGGCATGTGGCGGATGACTACGGACTCTCGAATTGGGGCTCACTCATAATTGGGGCGCTGGTCCTGATGGGTACCGGACTTCTGGTCGCTTCCTTTATCGGCGATTCCATCATTATTTCCGGCCTTAAGCATGAGAAAAAAACTACTGAGAAAACTGAAAAGGAGGTTATAGAAGGCGAGTATACAATTCAAAATGTTCACTTGCATGTGACAAATCTGGAAAAGCAAGTTCAGGAGATTAAAGAGTTGTTAGTTCAGAAGCAACCATAAGCTTGTTTGTGCGCACATTTTTGCAGAGTTTGCAGATTGTGATATAAGCGCGCGGGCTAAAATTTATGTCACTTAGAATCATTACTCACAGCGGCAGTTTTCATCCGGACGATGTTTTTGCTGCCGCAACCTTGGAATTGGTACTGGAAACTGAAAATCTAGAATTGGTCAGAACTCGAGATGAGGTTTTAATCTCGCAGGGTGATTATGTTTTTGATGTTGGAGGGATTTATGATGAATCGAAAAATCGGTTCGATCATCATCAAAAGGGCGGAGCTGGCAAGCGTCCAGACGGTGTCCCGTTTGCTTCCTTTGGTTTGGTTTGGAAAAAATTTGGCGACAAGATTGCCGGTCCAAAGGAGATTGCCAATCTTTTCGATCATGATTTTGTCAGGTATATAGATATTATGGATAACGGGGACGGAGAGCTTAAGCCGGTTTTTGGCGATGTTTACCCTTATACCTTAGCCGGAGTAATTTTCTCATTCTTGCCGACTTGGAAAAGTGAAGGTGAGGAGATGGATCAGGGATTTAGAAAAGCCGTAAATTTTGCTAAGGATTTAATCGTTCGCGAAATTCAAATTTTAAAAGATGAAGAAGAGGGGAAATTGTTAGTAGTCAAAGCCTATCAAGAGTCGGCAGATAAGAGGCTGGTTATTTTTGACCAGAAGTTGCCATGGGCCGAGGTCTTGGCCAAATATCCGGAGCCACTTTTTATTATTGAGCCGATTTCTGAAGATCACACAATTTCGTCTTGGAAGGTTCGCGCCGTTCGAGACAACATTTTTTCTTTCAAAAATCGGAAGGACCTACCATTGGCTTGGGCCGGCAAGTCCGGTAAAGATTTGGCCGAGATCACCGGTGTGACGGACGCAACTTTTTGCCACAACGCGCTTTTTATCGCTGTTGCCAAATCGAAAGATGGAGCGCTAGAGCTCGCAAGACTCGCTCTAAGTTTATAAAGTTCGTCAAGTTTCAAGTTTATAAAGTATGAAGATAGATAAGTTTGAAGATATTTTATCGTGGCAGAAGTCAAAAAATCTGGTGGTAATTGTTTACAAGGCGCTACATGGTAATAAAGATTTTGGCTTTAAAGACCAAATGCAAAGAGCGGTAGTAAGTATTTCAAATAATACAGCTGAGGGTTATGAGAGGCGGAGTAATAAGGAGTTCAAGCAATTTCTCTATATTGCAAAGGGGTCATGCGGGGAAGTTCGCTCGATGACTCAAATTGGTGTAGAGTTAGGTTATCTTAAAGAGGCGGAATCACGAGAAATTTATTCGAATTCTTTGGAAATTTCCAAGCTTATTTCGGGCCTTATTAAGGTGCTTTAGTGCAATTAGTCCATAGGCTATCGGTATTTTCTTTTACTTGATAAACTTGGTGAACTTTTTAACTTTATAACTCATTCTTATGGCTTTTATCGATGAAATAAAAATTAAATTGTCTGCTGGCCAGGGTGGTGCTGGAGTGGTGCGTTGGCGCCAAGAAAAATTTATCGAGAAAGGTGGCCCCTCGGGTGGCAACGGTGGCAAAGGTGGCGATGTCTATGTGCGGGCGGTTCGCGATCCGGGTCTTCTGGTGCGTTATCGTAATATCAAAGCCCTTCGCGCCGATAATGGCGAAGCGGGTTCCAAGCAAAGCAAAAGTGGTTTAGCCGGTGAAAATTTGATAGTCGAATTGCCGGTTGGTTCGGTGATTACGAATCAAGACAGTGGCATCAAAATCGAGCTTCTGAAAGAGGGGGAAGAGCAAAAATTGCTATCCGGCGGAGTTGGCGGTTTTGGCAACGAACATTTCAAGAGTTCGACCAATGTTGCCCCACGAGAGTGGACTCCGGGCAAAGACGGCGAATCGGCGGATTTCTTAATTGAGCTAGAACTTTTTGCTGATGCCGGTCTGGTGGGTTTACCAAATGCTGGCAAGTCTTCATTGCTTAACGCCATTACTAACGCCAATTCGAAAGTTGGTAGTTATGAATTCACCACTCTCGAACCGCATCTTGGTGCGCTTTACGGTTTTGTTTTGGCGGACATTCCGGGTTTGATTGAAGGCGCTTCCGAAGGGCGGGGTTTGGGGCATAAATTTTTGAGACATATTCGTCGGACCAAAGTCTTGTTCCATTTGGTGTCTCTAGAAAACGAAGATCTTTTAAAAGTTTATCGTACCATCAGAGCCGAACTGGAAAAGTTTGATCCCGAGCTCGCTAAAAAACCGGAAGTAATTATTTTGACCAAGACCGATCTTGTAGACGAGACAGCTCTCGTCAAAGCTAAAAAACAATTTAAAAGCATCAGCCCGAAGATCCTTTCGGTATCGGTTATTGATGATCAGGCGATAAAAAGGATTAGTGATGAAATTGTGAAAATCTTGCGCGAGAATCAGGGCTAGATAATGTGCTAAAATTAATTTTCATGGAAGACGATAAAAAGTATTTTCCAACAATCGGACTTGAGATTCATGCCGAACTTAGTACCAAAACTAGGATGTTTTGCAATTCCAAAAACAATCCGGACGAAAAAG
This genomic interval carries:
- a CDS encoding 8-oxo-dGTP diphosphatase, which gives rise to MVEKTKMILTLIIPHQGRKVLLGMKKRGFGKGRWNGFGGKLEPGETIENSAKRELCEEAGIEAGKLEQLGIVDFEFQNNPEISEVHIFKVHEFKGVPKESEEMAPKWFFVDEIPFKEMWGDDPYWLPIFLQGKKFRGYFLFAPGDKVIEHRVKIGGFTEPLM
- a CDS encoding four helix bundle protein; amino-acid sequence: MKIDKFEDILSWQKSKNLVVIVYKALHGNKDFGFKDQMQRAVVSISNNTAEGYERRSNKEFKQFLYIAKGSCGEVRSMTQIGVELGYLKEAESREIYSNSLEISKLISGLIKVL
- a CDS encoding HD domain-containing protein; amino-acid sequence: MNFKNNVNFLFEVSSLRHVDRTWKQFFDDSVANNAEHIFRVIWIALTLAKMEGAKNHEKILKMAMVHDLPESRAGDVHYLSRQYVERKQTEAARDMFAGTVHEAEMLEIFEEYEKRECLEAKIVKDADTLDIELETKEYEAKGFTIRQKIAPQRKAGVYTRLFTKSAKKMWDEIDKTDPHDWHNQSPKNRHLGGDWKVDKKKKS
- the obgE gene encoding GTPase ObgE, which encodes MAFIDEIKIKLSAGQGGAGVVRWRQEKFIEKGGPSGGNGGKGGDVYVRAVRDPGLLVRYRNIKALRADNGEAGSKQSKSGLAGENLIVELPVGSVITNQDSGIKIELLKEGEEQKLLSGGVGGFGNEHFKSSTNVAPREWTPGKDGESADFLIELELFADAGLVGLPNAGKSSLLNAITNANSKVGSYEFTTLEPHLGALYGFVLADIPGLIEGASEGRGLGHKFLRHIRRTKVLFHLVSLENEDLLKVYRTIRAELEKFDPELAKKPEVIILTKTDLVDETALVKAKKQFKSISPKILSVSVIDDQAIKRISDEIVKILRENQG
- a CDS encoding MYG1 family protein codes for the protein MSLRIITHSGSFHPDDVFAAATLELVLETENLELVRTRDEVLISQGDYVFDVGGIYDESKNRFDHHQKGGAGKRPDGVPFASFGLVWKKFGDKIAGPKEIANLFDHDFVRYIDIMDNGDGELKPVFGDVYPYTLAGVIFSFLPTWKSEGEEMDQGFRKAVNFAKDLIVREIQILKDEEEGKLLVVKAYQESADKRLVIFDQKLPWAEVLAKYPEPLFIIEPISEDHTISSWKVRAVRDNIFSFKNRKDLPLAWAGKSGKDLAEITGVTDATFCHNALFIAVAKSKDGALELARLALSL
- a CDS encoding four helix bundle protein, producing MSNIAEGFDRGTRNEFVDALFIAKGEVGEVRSQLVIASDRKYIDISKYREGMVLTDECARLIRSFAEKVKGGSHRGVQFKPAERPDPLKEMTKEMAPEVYKRFYKD